Proteins encoded by one window of Papio anubis isolate 15944 chromosome 7, Panubis1.0, whole genome shotgun sequence:
- the LOC103886178 gene encoding uncharacterized protein LOC103886178 — MQGRKTCAEAGSQEHARVSAPVCAASFLAEDRLPTTDITRPGPGATLTQKTKLHGSEKRSPFLRRHDAGMQAPDSVRSVEVEREAKTWGGSQGGPKDPVHATTSLTLGTVGHLAFIYYTALNIL, encoded by the coding sequence ATGCAAGGGAGGAAAACATGCGCCGAAGCTGGTTCGCAGGAACATGCTCGCGTGTCTGCGCCTGTGTGCGCGGCCAGTTTTCTGGCTGAGGATCGCTTGCCAACTACAGACATCACTCGCCCAGGACCCGGTGCCACACTCACCCAGAAGACGAAACTCCACGGGAGCGAGAAAAGGAGTCCATTTCTCCGTCGGCACGACGCGGGGATGCAGGCCCCTGATTCAGTACGTTCTGTGGAAGTGGAGCGAGAAGCCAAGACTTGGGGCGGGTCTCAGGGTGGCCCAAAAGACCCTGTTCACGCCACTACCAGCCTAACTTTAGGAACTGTCGGCCAcctggcttttatttattataccGCCTTAAACATACTTTGA